In the Hyphomonadaceae bacterium BL14 genome, one interval contains:
- a CDS encoding abortive infection family protein — translation MGVMMKLSQRSLTRLREAINGDTEVGPTYRSGPALVSLFNEFGADDVYPMGGGFPSRWMYTDEKLQALNGTPDLKRLIVTVLDPLGYDRPSDVQTTLAHLNAAFERDGFRLVLDRNQVRVSTVDGGAVEPEAVEAYRAASKDFVHEYMNKCRDKLGAGDFSGAITNARTLVEQVLIDIERELDRSASSYDGDLPRLQKRVHRLLSAGREPETETVKQLLRGLETVIGGLSGASNKLGDRHPRLLAAKRHHAKLAVNTAFTLADFYLEAFEGHAVAAGEIS, via the coding sequence ATGGGTGTGATGATGAAACTCTCGCAGCGGTCTCTGACGCGATTGCGCGAAGCGATCAATGGTGACACCGAAGTGGGCCCGACTTACCGCTCCGGTCCTGCGCTTGTCTCACTCTTCAACGAGTTCGGCGCTGATGACGTGTACCCCATGGGTGGAGGCTTCCCCTCGCGCTGGATGTACACCGACGAGAAGCTGCAGGCTCTCAATGGAACGCCTGACCTCAAGCGCCTCATCGTAACGGTGCTCGATCCGCTGGGCTATGACCGCCCAAGCGATGTGCAGACAACCCTCGCGCACCTCAACGCAGCGTTCGAACGCGACGGGTTCCGCTTGGTGTTGGACCGCAACCAGGTGCGAGTGAGCACGGTCGATGGCGGAGCGGTCGAACCCGAGGCGGTGGAGGCGTATCGCGCCGCCTCGAAGGACTTTGTCCATGAGTACATGAACAAGTGCCGCGACAAGCTCGGTGCCGGGGACTTCAGCGGAGCGATCACGAACGCCAGAACTCTTGTCGAGCAGGTGCTCATAGATATCGAGCGTGAGCTGGATCGGTCCGCTAGCTCATACGATGGGGACCTTCCGCGTTTGCAGAAGCGGGTTCACAGACTGCTCTCTGCGGGTAGGGAACCTGAGACGGAGACGGTCAAGCAGCTGCTACGCGGTCTCGAAACGGTGATTGGCGGGCTCTCAGGGGCCAGCAACAAGCTTGGCGACCGCCACCCACGACTGCTGGCTGCTAAGAGGCATCATGCCAAGCTCGCAGTGAACACAGCCTTCACCTTGGCTGACTTCTATCTCGAGGCCTTCGAGGGGCATGCTGTGGCGGCTGGAGAGATCAGCTGA
- a CDS encoding type I restriction-modification system subunit M, whose product MVDSDIATRLWATANKLWADTGLRPSQFSGPVLGLIFLRYAEKTYAEVEAKLGPVGGGGRRTVTKDDYKAEGAIFLRQNARFSFLQSLPEQADIGHQVNEAMRAIEEENEDLAGALPRTFTDIPDKTLIEMIRLLAPIELSGDAFGKVYEFFLGRLARAEGQKGGVFFTPESLVDLIVEIVEPYHGRIFDPACGSGGMFVHSAEFVERGKKAAANEISVFGIEKDPVTVNLNKMNLAVHGLSGDIRNANSYYDRHTDLFPTVAEAGGFDFVMANPPFNISGVDKERLEGDGRFPFGLPTTNNANYLWIQLFWSALNDTGRAGFVMANSAGDARGAELEIRKKLIETGGVDVIVSVGPNMFFTVTLPCTLWFFDRAKAKTDRADQVLFIDARNIYRQIDRAHREFTPQQTEFLANIVRLWRGEEIMLFHKSDALLDEHGLREGYADVASLCKAASRAEIEAQTWSLNPGRYVGAAEGEDDEVEFEARMAELAEEFEVLSAEAHELEGRVTRTLGEVL is encoded by the coding sequence ATGGTCGACAGTGACATCGCCACACGGCTCTGGGCGACGGCGAACAAGCTCTGGGCGGACACGGGGCTGCGACCGTCACAGTTCTCAGGTCCCGTCCTGGGACTGATCTTCCTGCGCTACGCCGAGAAGACCTACGCCGAGGTCGAGGCCAAGCTGGGGCCGGTGGGCGGCGGCGGCCGTCGCACGGTCACGAAGGACGACTACAAGGCCGAGGGCGCCATCTTCCTGCGCCAGAACGCCCGGTTCTCTTTCCTGCAGAGCTTGCCGGAGCAAGCAGACATCGGCCATCAAGTGAACGAGGCCATGCGGGCCATCGAGGAAGAGAACGAGGACCTCGCCGGCGCCTTGCCGCGCACCTTCACCGACATCCCCGACAAGACCCTGATCGAGATGATCCGCCTGCTGGCGCCCATCGAGCTGTCCGGCGACGCCTTCGGGAAGGTCTACGAGTTCTTCCTGGGCCGCCTCGCCCGCGCCGAGGGGCAGAAGGGCGGGGTGTTCTTCACGCCGGAGAGCCTCGTCGATCTCATCGTGGAGATCGTGGAGCCCTATCACGGGCGCATCTTCGATCCGGCCTGCGGCTCGGGCGGCATGTTCGTTCACTCTGCCGAGTTCGTGGAGCGGGGCAAGAAGGCCGCCGCGAACGAGATCAGCGTGTTCGGGATCGAGAAGGACCCCGTCACGGTGAACCTCAACAAGATGAACCTGGCGGTCCACGGGCTGTCCGGGGACATCCGCAACGCCAACAGTTACTATGACCGGCACACCGACCTGTTCCCCACGGTGGCCGAGGCGGGCGGCTTCGACTTCGTCATGGCCAACCCGCCCTTCAACATCTCCGGCGTCGACAAGGAGCGCCTGGAGGGCGACGGCCGCTTCCCCTTCGGCCTGCCCACCACCAACAACGCGAACTATCTCTGGATACAGCTGTTCTGGTCGGCGCTGAACGATACGGGCCGGGCCGGCTTCGTCATGGCGAACTCGGCCGGGGACGCCCGCGGGGCGGAGCTGGAGATCAGGAAGAAGCTGATCGAGACCGGCGGCGTGGACGTGATCGTCTCCGTCGGGCCCAACATGTTCTTCACGGTCACCCTGCCGTGTACGCTGTGGTTCTTCGACCGGGCCAAGGCGAAGACGGACCGCGCCGACCAGGTGCTGTTCATCGACGCCCGCAACATCTATCGCCAGATCGACCGCGCCCACCGCGAGTTCACCCCCCAGCAGACCGAGTTCCTCGCCAACATCGTGCGCCTCTGGCGCGGCGAGGAGATCATGCTGTTCCACAAGAGCGATGCGCTGCTGGACGAGCACGGGCTGCGCGAGGGCTATGCGGACGTGGCCAGCCTGTGCAAGGCGGCAAGCCGCGCCGAGATCGAGGCCCAGACCTGGTCGCTGAACCCGGGCCGCTATGTGGGGGCTGCTGAGGGCGAAGACGACGAGGTCGAGTTCGAGGCGCGGATGGCCGAGCTGGCGGAGGAGTTCGAGGTGCTGAGTGCTGAGGCGCATGAACTTGAGGGGCGCGTCACGCGAACCCTGGGCGAGGTCCTTTGA
- a CDS encoding restriction endonuclease subunit S has product MASERWSLKSIDELGTVARGRSRHRPRNDPRLYGGAYPFFQTGDVKAAELHLRRHTQTYNEAGLAQSKLWEPGPLLITIAANIAETAILGVKGCFPDSIVAFNAYPDQADNKYVKYMLDTLKGSMAAVSQGATQGNLSLEKLRSFKFSVPPVGTQRRIAAILSAYDDLIEINTRRIAILEEMARRVYEEWFVHNRRPDWPEARADEVVSFNPRTPVPKEGVKLFVPMAALSETSMVIDGVETKAGNAGAKFQNGDTLFARITPCLENGKTGLVDFLPDEQPTACGSTEFIVMREAVYSREMVYLLARSDPFRSAARQSMSGATGRQRVHLAALEEFPVCRPDDATIQRFTAMTRPMFELAGVLSCQNANLRTQRDLLLPRLVSGKLSVDDAERQVEETAA; this is encoded by the coding sequence ATGGCTTCGGAGAGGTGGTCGCTCAAATCAATCGACGAACTCGGCACTGTTGCGCGGGGACGGTCTCGACACCGTCCAAGAAACGACCCTCGCTTGTACGGCGGCGCCTACCCATTCTTTCAGACAGGTGATGTCAAGGCGGCTGAGCTTCACCTGAGAAGACACACGCAGACCTACAACGAGGCTGGCCTTGCACAGAGCAAACTGTGGGAGCCAGGGCCGCTCTTGATAACCATCGCAGCCAATATCGCTGAGACAGCAATCCTTGGGGTGAAGGGCTGCTTTCCAGACAGCATTGTCGCGTTTAACGCCTACCCGGACCAGGCGGACAACAAGTACGTGAAGTACATGCTGGATACATTGAAGGGGTCGATGGCCGCGGTTTCTCAGGGAGCAACGCAGGGAAATCTGAGCCTCGAAAAGCTTCGGAGCTTCAAGTTCAGCGTCCCGCCCGTTGGGACCCAGCGCCGCATCGCCGCGATCCTGTCGGCCTATGACGATCTCATCGAGATCAACACGCGGCGCATCGCGATCCTCGAAGAGATGGCGCGGCGGGTCTATGAGGAGTGGTTCGTGCACAATCGCCGGCCAGACTGGCCTGAGGCCCGAGCCGATGAGGTCGTGTCGTTCAACCCTCGGACACCCGTGCCGAAGGAGGGAGTGAAGCTCTTCGTTCCAATGGCCGCTCTGAGCGAGACGTCGATGGTGATCGACGGTGTCGAGACTAAGGCCGGAAACGCAGGGGCGAAGTTCCAGAACGGAGACACGCTCTTCGCGCGCATCACGCCCTGCTTGGAGAACGGCAAGACAGGGCTTGTCGACTTCCTTCCTGATGAACAACCGACTGCCTGTGGCTCCACCGAGTTCATCGTAATGCGCGAGGCGGTCTACTCCAGAGAGATGGTGTATCTTCTTGCCCGGTCTGATCCGTTTAGGTCTGCCGCCCGCCAAAGTATGAGCGGCGCCACAGGTCGCCAGCGGGTCCATCTGGCGGCACTCGAAGAGTTCCCTGTCTGCCGCCCAGACGACGCGACGATCCAGCGGTTCACGGCAATGACCCGACCGATGTTCGAACTTGCTGGCGTGCTCTCTTGCCAAAACGCCAACCTCCGCACCCAGCGCGACCTGCTCCTACCCCGCCTCGTTTCAGGCAAGCTCTCGGTAGACGATGCCGAGCGCCAAGTCGAGGAGACCGCCGCATGA